The Oceanivirga salmonicida DNA window ACTATATATATATTAGATGAACCTACAACTGGTTTACACTTTGAAGATATACAAAAATTATTAAGTGTTCTTAATAGTTTGGCAGATAAAGGAAATACTGTAGTTGTGATAGAACATAATCTAGATGTTATAAAATCAGCAGACTATATTATAGATATAGGACCAGAAGGTGGAGACAAAGGTGGTAATATAGTTGCTACTGGAACTGTAAAAGATATAGCAAAAAATAAAAAATCTCATACAGGTAAATTTTTAAAGAAAATATTAGGAGAATAAAATGGGTAAATTTGATATTAAAAGATTAAGTGGAATATTATATGTCATTGCAATTTTGCTGTTATTATTCATAACATTCAAGTTAATGATATTTTTATTACCATTTGTTATAGCAGCTATGATAGTAAGTATAGTAAAACCTATTATCAATTATTTAGAAAGAAAAACACATATAAGTAGTAAAATAATTAATCCAATAGTATTAATATTGTTTTATTTAATAATAGGTGGATTAATAGTTTTATTATTTTCAAAAATAATCTATGAAGGGTATAAATTTGGGACATTTTTAATAGAATCACAAAATATGATAGAAAATCAAATAGAAAATATAGTTGATATAATAGTCGAAAAATTAGATTTTTTACCAAATTATATGATAGATTTTATAAATAATTTTATTGATACAATTATAGATATTACTAGTAAATATTTTATTCCTGTAATTAAATCAGGATTAGGAATTTTAAGTTCATTACCTAAACTTATAATATTTTTTGTAATTACAGTACTTTCATCATTTTTTATGTTAAAAGATGAAAAAATTATAGAAGGTTTTTTGAAAAAACAAATTCCTAAAACATGGTTAAGTAAATTTTATGAAATAAAAGAGGGTGTTTTTAAAATGTTAATGATTTATTTGAGAACACAATTAATATTAACACTTTTATGTTTCGTAGAATTAATAATAGGGCTTAATTTAATAAATATATTTATACATCACATAAATTATGTATTACTATTTGCATTTATAATTGGAGTAGTTGATGCATTACCTATGATAGGAGCAGCAGCAGTAATAATGCCATGGGCATTTATGGAAGTATTTTTAAATGGAAATTATGTATTTGCATTATCTTTATTGGCATTAAATTTAACAATAACACTTATAAGACAAACATTAGAACCAAAACTTATGAGTAAAGGTGCTAAAATTAATCCATTATTAACATTAATAGCAATGTATAGTGGATTTAGAGTATTTGGGATAATAGGATTTTTAATAGGACCAGTAATTATGTCTATATTAAAAATAGTATTTTATGAAGAGATACAATATGGATTTTTCAAGTTTTTAATAAATGAAAAAAAATAAAAGGAGAATAATGAAAAAAATTCTAAGAATAATAAAAATAATATTTTTATTATTTGTAATGTTTGTGTCGTATGCTATTTATGTAGTAGGAATACAAACTCACAACACTAAAAATAAAGAATTAAAAGTTAAAAAAGGAGATTTAATTTCGAATATCTATGGAAATTTAAATATAAAGTATGGTATAATAGACAGAATCTTTTTCAAAATAAATAAGGAATATGAAATTGTAAAAGTGGGAAGATATATGTTTGATAGAAATTTAACTAAATATGAACTAATAAAAGTTTTACACATGTCTAAACCGAATAATATAAATGTAACTATACCAGAAGGTTTTACTTCTGAACAAGTATTAGAAAGAATAGCATCATCAGGATTAGCAACAAAAAAAGAATTACTAGAAACACTTAAAAATTATAATTTTTATTATAAACATAATGAAGTATTTGAAGGCTATTTTTTCCCTGACACATATTATTTTAATGAAGAAGATACTCCAAAAGAAATATTTGATAAAATATTTGGGCATTTTTTAGAAAAATACCCTATTCGTGTTTACGATAAAGATAAGTTTTATGATATATTAATATTGGCTTCAATAATTGAAAAAGAAGCTGGAGGCAGTGATGATAGAACTAAAATATCTGCTGTATTTCATAATAGACTTAAAATTAATATGCTTTTACAGTCGGATGCAACTTTAAAATATGGTTTGAAAAGAAATATTTATAAAAGTGATTTAATGAGTTCTAATTCTAAGTATAATACATATAAACATAAAGGTTTAACACCAACTCCTATATCAAATCCAGGAGAAGAAAGTATTTATGCAGCAATGAATCCTGCAAAAATTGAAAGTTTATATTTCTTTATGCATGAAGGGAAAACGTATTATTCGAAAACACACGAAGAACATTTAAGAAAAAGAAAAGAAAGCGGGCATATAAAATGAAAAAAACAATAATTATATCATTATTAGCTTTGGTATCATGTGCCAAAATAGCAACAAATGATGATTTTAAATTTGAACAGAAACGAGTAATAATTGATGAAAAAAATAAATATGAAAAAATTAGAGAATATTTTTCTAATCTTTTAGCTAGTGCTTTAAAATCAATCGATGAAGAAGCGAATACTGAAGCAAATGCTGAAGTTGATTTTGAAACAGTATTAAAAAATGGAAAAATTGAAGAAGGTTTTTCAGTTGTTTTAGCTAATGGAGAAACATTAACTGTCGGTGAAATTGATCCTGAAGTTGAGCCCGAAACTGACATAGATGAAAAATTTAAAGATGGTTTTTCAATGGTTTTAGCTAATGGACAAGTATTAACTGTTGGTGAAGTTAAACCTGGTGAAGTTACATCTGGTGAAGTTACATCTGGTGAAGTTACACCTGAAACTCAACCAAAGGTAGAACCAAAAGTTA harbors:
- the ytvI gene encoding sporulation integral membrane protein YtvI — encoded protein: MGKFDIKRLSGILYVIAILLLLFITFKLMIFLLPFVIAAMIVSIVKPIINYLERKTHISSKIINPIVLILFYLIIGGLIVLLFSKIIYEGYKFGTFLIESQNMIENQIENIVDIIVEKLDFLPNYMIDFINNFIDTIIDITSKYFIPVIKSGLGILSSLPKLIIFFVITVLSSFFMLKDEKIIEGFLKKQIPKTWLSKFYEIKEGVFKMLMIYLRTQLILTLLCFVELIIGLNLINIFIHHINYVLLFAFIIGVVDALPMIGAAAVIMPWAFMEVFLNGNYVFALSLLALNLTITLIRQTLEPKLMSKGAKINPLLTLIAMYSGFRVFGIIGFLIGPVIMSILKIVFYEEIQYGFFKFLINEKK
- the mltG gene encoding endolytic transglycosylase MltG, with translation MKKILRIIKIIFLLFVMFVSYAIYVVGIQTHNTKNKELKVKKGDLISNIYGNLNIKYGIIDRIFFKINKEYEIVKVGRYMFDRNLTKYELIKVLHMSKPNNINVTIPEGFTSEQVLERIASSGLATKKELLETLKNYNFYYKHNEVFEGYFFPDTYYFNEEDTPKEIFDKIFGHFLEKYPIRVYDKDKFYDILILASIIEKEAGGSDDRTKISAVFHNRLKINMLLQSDATLKYGLKRNIYKSDLMSSNSKYNTYKHKGLTPTPISNPGEESIYAAMNPAKIESLYFFMHEGKTYYSKTHEEHLRKRKESGHIK